In Streptomyces sp. NBC_01551, one DNA window encodes the following:
- a CDS encoding dienelactone hydrolase family protein: MSGTAPVSTLDGWRRARFAAGGLAHDCYEKGDGPGVVLMPEVPGITPEVIGLGEHLVGAGFTVVMPSLFGVPGRPGTLARTALVSARVCVSSEFRAFATNARRPIADYLRALARDLAARTPAAGVGVIGLCFTGGFALAAAVDDSVLAPVLSQPSVPVPVGAARRADAGVSQDELRRVVDRTRDEGLCVLGLRFSGDPLSPEDRFATLRARLGDAFRFIRLDSAAGNPDGFGRLAHSVLTLEVRESPDHPAFRAREDVTAFLRERLGVAAAG, encoded by the coding sequence ATGAGCGGCACGGCACCGGTATCGACCCTTGACGGATGGCGCCGGGCGCGCTTCGCGGCCGGGGGACTCGCCCACGACTGTTACGAGAAGGGGGACGGGCCCGGTGTGGTGCTGATGCCCGAGGTGCCCGGGATCACGCCCGAGGTGATCGGGCTCGGGGAGCACCTGGTGGGCGCGGGGTTCACCGTCGTGATGCCCTCGCTGTTCGGCGTGCCGGGCCGGCCCGGCACGCTCGCCCGGACGGCGCTCGTCAGCGCCCGCGTGTGCGTCTCCTCGGAGTTCCGGGCCTTCGCGACCAACGCCCGCAGGCCCATCGCCGATTACCTGCGGGCGCTCGCCCGCGACCTCGCGGCGCGGACCCCCGCCGCCGGGGTCGGTGTCATCGGCCTCTGCTTCACCGGCGGTTTCGCGCTGGCCGCCGCCGTGGACGACTCCGTGCTGGCGCCCGTCCTGAGCCAGCCCTCGGTCCCCGTCCCCGTCGGCGCCGCCCGCCGCGCGGACGCGGGGGTCTCGCAGGACGAGCTGCGCCGGGTCGTCGACCGCACCCGGGACGAGGGGCTGTGCGTGCTGGGCCTGCGCTTCAGCGGGGACCCGCTGTCGCCGGAGGACCGGTTCGCCACCCTGCGGGCCCGGCTCGGCGACGCGTTCCGGTTCATCCGGCTCGACTCCGCAGCGGGCAACCCCGACGGGTTCGGCCGCCTCGCCCATTCGGTCCTGACCCTGGAGGTCCGTGAGAGCCCGGACCATCCCGCGTTCCGGGCCCGCGAGGACGTCACGGCCTTCCTCCGCGAGCGACTGGGCGTCGCGGCTGCCGGGTAG
- a CDS encoding UDP-N-acetylglucosamine 1-carboxyvinyltransferase, producing MADDYLVRIGKLIRDARQHRGWTQSQLADALGTSQSAVNRIERGNQNISLEMIARIGEALDSEIVSLGYAGPMHLRVVGGRRLSGAIDVKTSKNACVALLCASLLNKGRTVLRRVARIEEVYRLLEVLNSIGVRTRWINDGVDLEIVPPASLDMDAMDAEAARRTRSIIMFLGPLLHRMDQFRLPYAGGCDLGTRTIEPHMIALRRFGLDITATEGIYHAKVATGVSPDRPIVLTERGDTVTENALLAAARHDGATVIRNASSNYMVQDLCFFLEALGVRVDGIGTTTLTVHGVPNIDVDVDYSPSEDPVEAMSLLAAAVVTESELTIRRVPIEFMEIELAVLEEMGLDHDRSPEYVADNGRTRLVDLTVRPSKLEAPIDKIHPMPFPGLNIDNVPFFAAIAATAQGQTLIHDWVYDNRAIYLTDLNRLGGRLQLLDPHRVLVEGPTRWRAAEMMCPPALRPAVVVLLAMMAAEGTSVLRNVYVINRGYEELAERLNSVGAQIEIFRDI from the coding sequence ATGGCAGACGACTACCTCGTACGCATCGGCAAGCTCATCCGTGACGCCCGTCAGCACCGGGGCTGGACACAGAGTCAGCTCGCGGACGCGCTCGGCACCAGCCAGAGCGCCGTGAACCGGATCGAGCGCGGCAACCAGAACATCAGCCTTGAGATGATCGCCCGAATCGGCGAAGCGCTCGACAGCGAGATCGTCTCTCTGGGCTACGCCGGCCCGATGCACCTGCGCGTCGTCGGCGGCCGCCGGCTCTCCGGTGCCATCGACGTCAAGACGAGCAAGAACGCCTGCGTGGCGCTGCTGTGCGCGTCGCTGCTGAACAAGGGCCGCACGGTCCTGCGCCGGGTCGCCCGCATCGAGGAGGTCTACCGCCTCCTCGAAGTCCTCAACTCGATCGGCGTACGCACCCGTTGGATCAACGACGGCGTCGACCTGGAGATCGTCCCGCCGGCCAGCCTCGACATGGACGCCATGGACGCGGAGGCGGCCCGCCGGACCCGGAGCATCATCATGTTCCTGGGCCCGCTGCTGCACCGGATGGACCAGTTCCGGCTTCCGTACGCCGGCGGCTGCGACCTCGGCACCCGCACCATCGAGCCGCACATGATCGCCCTGCGCCGCTTCGGCCTGGACATCACCGCGACCGAGGGCATCTACCACGCGAAGGTCGCGACCGGGGTCTCCCCCGACCGCCCCATCGTGCTGACCGAGCGCGGGGACACGGTCACCGAGAACGCGCTGCTGGCCGCCGCCCGGCACGACGGCGCGACCGTCATCCGCAACGCGTCCTCCAACTACATGGTCCAGGACCTGTGCTTCTTCCTGGAGGCGCTCGGCGTCCGCGTGGACGGCATCGGCACGACGACCCTGACCGTCCACGGCGTCCCGAACATCGACGTGGACGTGGACTACTCCCCCTCCGAGGACCCGGTCGAGGCGATGAGCCTGCTGGCGGCCGCGGTGGTCACGGAGTCGGAGCTGACGATCCGCCGGGTCCCGATCGAGTTCATGGAGATCGAGCTCGCGGTCCTGGAGGAGATGGGCCTCGACCACGACCGCTCGCCGGAGTACGTGGCCGACAACGGCCGCACCCGGCTGGTGGACCTCACGGTCCGCCCGTCGAAGCTCGAAGCGCCGATCGACAAGATCCACCCGATGCCGTTCCCCGGGCTGAACATCGACAACGTCCCGTTCTTCGCGGCGATCGCGGCCACGGCCCAGGGCCAGACCCTGATCCACGACTGGGTGTACGACAACCGGGCCATCTACCTGACGGACCTGAACCGCCTCGGCGGCCGCCTCCAGCTCCTGGACCCGCACCGCGTCCTGGTCGAGGGCCCCACGCGCTGGCGCGCGGCGGAAATGATGTGCCCGCCGGCCCTGCGCCCGGCGGTGGTCGTCCTCCTCGCGATGATGGCGGCCGAGGGCACCTCGGTCCTGCGCAACGTGTACGTCATCAACCGCGGCTACGAGGAACTCGCCGAACGCCTCAACTCGGTGGGCGCCCAGATCGAGATCTTCCGCGACATCTAG